Proteins from one Actinobacillus delphinicola genomic window:
- a CDS encoding mechanosensitive ion channel family protein translates to MTNLIENIKNTDFHHILMDWVVPYSVKIILAIIIYYIGRKVIRLISKLIRKGMDKSGSDPMLSSFVMSIFDLIGLILVIIIALAQLGVDTSSFVALIGAAGLAVGLSLKNSLQNFAAGIMILVFKPFQKGHFIEGAGVSGTVEDIGLIMLKLKTPDNKIVIVPNSTMFSGNITNYSMTGQRRVDLLIDIAYSANIKEARDVILGVLESETRLLKSPEPSIGVNALASSSVQLFVRGWVNTADYFAVKADLLERIKVTLDQNNIEIPYNTLDVNLRTDVNVKTDK, encoded by the coding sequence ATGACTAATCTTATTGAAAACATTAAAAACACCGATTTCCATCACATTTTGATGGACTGGGTTGTTCCTTATTCTGTAAAAATTATTCTTGCGATCATTATTTACTATATCGGTCGTAAAGTAATTCGCTTAATCAGCAAATTAATTCGTAAAGGCATGGATAAATCTGGCAGTGATCCAATGCTTTCTAGCTTTGTAATGTCAATTTTTGACTTAATAGGCTTAATCCTTGTTATCATTATTGCACTTGCACAATTAGGTGTTGATACTTCTTCTTTCGTTGCGTTAATCGGTGCTGCGGGCTTAGCAGTAGGTTTATCACTTAAAAACTCTTTACAAAACTTTGCTGCAGGTATCATGATTCTTGTATTTAAACCGTTCCAAAAAGGTCACTTCATTGAAGGTGCTGGCGTTTCTGGTACTGTTGAAGATATCGGTTTAATCATGCTTAAACTTAAAACCCCTGATAACAAAATCGTGATCGTGCCTAACTCAACAATGTTCAGCGGCAATATCACTAACTACTCTATGACTGGTCAACGTCGTGTAGATTTACTTATTGATATCGCTTATAGCGCAAATATCAAAGAAGCACGCGATGTGATTTTAGGTGTACTTGAATCAGAAACACGTTTATTAAAATCACCAGAACCATCAATCGGTGTTAATGCACTTGCAAGCAGCAGCGTACAATTATTCGTACGTGGTTGGGTGAATACTGCTGACTACTTTGCAGTAAAAGCAGATTTATTAGAACGTATCAAAGTAACCCTTGATCAAAATAATATTGAAATTCCATACAATACATTAGACGTAAACCTACGCACTGATGTAAACGTAAAAACTGATAAATAA
- the rnr gene encoding ribonuclease R, with product MKTVKKQNKKTVSAVKKFKDAALIDPNLAREQQKYANPVPSREFILQIMREYNAPISRAELLDILQIDDEDRKEGLRRRLRAMENEGQVIFTKGKRFALPEKLDLIKGEVIGHRDGYGFLQVDGLKKDLFIPNHQMRGVIHGDIVLAQPNGFDRRGRQEVRIVRVLEERKQQIVGRFFLENGLGYVVPDDNRIQRDILIPDNARRHARMGQVVVVRLQSRNAGFGQLVGEITEVLGDNMAKGMETEIAIRRYDIPHEFPKAVLKQSQQWGESVPDEAKQNRADLRNLPLVTIDGEDARDFDDAVYCQAEKGGWRLWVAIADVSYYVRPNSSLDKEAHNRGNSVYFPSRVVPMLPEVLSNGLCSLNPQVDRLCMVCEMAIDKEGQIKDYKFYEGVMNSFARLTYNKVAKILVDKDEELCERYANLVPHLSDLYDLYKALLTAREQRGTIDFETIESKFIFNEMGRIERIEPVVRNDAHKIIEECMIAANICAANFVEKHKEPALFRVHAKPSEEKLKAFREFLGELGLGLQGGDDPTTEDFAELLEAARNRPDYELIQTMLLRSLSQAIYSAENEGHFGLALQEYAHFTSPIRRYPDLTLHRGIKYVLAKGKGLKRKTTDTGGYHYSFDEMDALGDHCSMTERRADDATRDVADWLKCEFMQDHVGGEYTGVIASVTSFGLFVRLDELFIDGLVHISSLRNEYYQYDAASQRLIGENSGMVYRLGDRVKVKVIGVNLEARQIDFELLDSARGVRNSGKTAKKRFKELANKETQQAAFKKNAKANKKKSTSKVRATKKSASKSRTKVSKKSRAKKA from the coding sequence ATGAAAACAGTAAAAAAACAGAATAAAAAAACCGTAAGTGCGGTTAAAAAATTTAAGGACGCTGCACTTATAGACCCAAATCTTGCACGTGAACAGCAAAAATATGCAAATCCCGTGCCAAGTCGAGAATTTATTTTACAAATTATGCGTGAGTATAACGCCCCGATTTCCCGTGCAGAATTATTAGATATTTTGCAAATCGATGACGAAGATCGTAAAGAAGGGCTACGTCGTCGATTACGTGCAATGGAAAACGAAGGGCAAGTTATTTTCACAAAAGGCAAACGTTTTGCATTACCTGAAAAATTAGATCTTATTAAAGGTGAAGTTATCGGTCACCGTGATGGTTATGGCTTTTTACAAGTAGATGGATTGAAAAAAGATCTTTTTATTCCTAACCACCAAATGCGTGGCGTTATCCATGGCGATATCGTGTTAGCTCAGCCAAATGGTTTTGATCGACGTGGTCGCCAAGAAGTGCGTATCGTCCGTGTTTTAGAAGAACGTAAACAACAAATCGTAGGACGTTTTTTCCTAGAAAATGGCTTAGGTTACGTCGTGCCAGATGATAACCGTATTCAGCGGGATATCCTCATTCCTGATAATGCACGCCGTCATGCTCGCATGGGGCAAGTTGTTGTCGTACGTTTGCAATCACGTAATGCAGGTTTTGGACAACTCGTGGGAGAAATTACCGAAGTGCTAGGCGATAATATGGCAAAAGGCATGGAAACTGAAATCGCCATTCGTCGTTATGATATTCCACACGAATTTCCAAAAGCCGTATTAAAACAAAGCCAGCAATGGGGCGAAAGTGTCCCTGATGAGGCAAAACAAAACCGTGCCGATTTACGTAATTTACCATTAGTCACCATTGATGGTGAAGATGCACGCGACTTTGATGATGCCGTATATTGCCAAGCTGAAAAAGGTGGCTGGCGATTATGGGTAGCGATTGCAGATGTGAGTTATTATGTTCGTCCAAATTCATCTTTAGATAAAGAAGCACATAATCGAGGAAATTCCGTTTATTTCCCAAGTCGGGTAGTGCCAATGTTGCCTGAAGTGTTATCAAATGGCTTATGTTCACTAAACCCACAAGTCGATCGACTTTGTATGGTTTGTGAAATGGCGATTGATAAAGAAGGGCAAATTAAAGATTACAAATTCTATGAAGGCGTAATGAATTCGTTTGCACGTTTAACGTATAACAAAGTGGCAAAAATTCTTGTCGATAAAGACGAAGAATTATGCGAACGCTATGCAAACCTCGTGCCACATTTATCTGATCTTTACGATTTATATAAAGCCCTTTTAACTGCACGTGAACAACGTGGCACAATCGATTTTGAAACTATTGAAAGTAAATTTATTTTCAATGAAATGGGACGTATTGAGCGTATTGAGCCTGTCGTACGCAATGATGCGCATAAAATTATTGAAGAATGTATGATCGCTGCGAATATTTGTGCAGCGAACTTTGTTGAAAAACACAAAGAACCTGCATTATTCCGTGTGCATGCAAAACCAAGTGAAGAAAAACTTAAAGCCTTCCGTGAATTTCTAGGGGAATTAGGTTTAGGTTTACAAGGCGGTGACGATCCAACAACAGAAGATTTTGCTGAATTGCTAGAAGCTGCACGCAATCGTCCAGATTACGAATTAATCCAAACGATGCTATTACGCTCTCTAAGTCAAGCGATTTACTCAGCAGAAAATGAAGGACACTTTGGATTGGCGTTACAAGAATATGCACATTTCACCTCACCAATTCGTCGTTATCCAGATTTAACCTTACACCGTGGCATTAAATATGTGTTAGCAAAAGGAAAAGGATTAAAACGTAAAACGACCGACACTGGCGGTTATCATTACAGTTTTGATGAAATGGATGCGCTAGGCGATCATTGTTCCATGACAGAACGTCGTGCTGATGACGCAACCCGTGATGTAGCAGATTGGTTAAAATGCGAATTTATGCAAGATCACGTTGGTGGCGAATATACGGGTGTGATTGCGTCGGTAACCAGTTTCGGATTATTCGTTCGTCTTGATGAATTGTTCATTGATGGGTTAGTGCATATCTCAAGTTTACGTAACGAATATTACCAATATGATGCTGCATCTCAACGCCTTATCGGTGAAAATTCAGGTATGGTATATCGCCTTGGTGATCGCGTTAAAGTCAAAGTAATTGGTGTAAACTTAGAAGCACGTCAAATTGACTTTGAATTGTTAGACAGTGCACGTGGGGTGCGTAATTCTGGAAAAACAGCAAAAAAACGTTTTAAAGAGTTAGCAAATAAAGAAACCCAACAAGCGGCCTTTAAAAAGAATGCGAAAGCAAACAAGAAAAAAAGTACGAGTAAAGTAAGAGCAACGAAAAAGTCAGCATCAAAATCTCGTACAAAAGTGAGTAAAAAAAGCCGAGCGAAAAAAGCTTAG
- a CDS encoding thioredoxin family protein: MAMFTYQDYLNFNSKEDAEKQIAAFEKIQLSYDTLTELEKLKTPQEWIILAEPFCPDCRVFVPIIEKMARNNPLLTLRYIPRYDLEKAQLFDSSEQQKVIEETHSIPSAFLVGEKTTVIYQEFPSLVKEKMDQYPENYQMLRYAYREGGFTDLIEKQLVDFLLRK; this comes from the coding sequence ATGGCAATGTTTACTTACCAAGACTATCTCAACTTCAATTCCAAAGAGGATGCTGAAAAACAGATCGCCGCTTTTGAAAAAATCCAACTTAGTTATGACACGCTAACGGAATTAGAAAAACTCAAAACTCCGCAAGAATGGATTATCTTGGCAGAACCATTTTGCCCTGATTGTCGTGTTTTCGTCCCTATTATCGAGAAAATGGCTCGTAACAATCCCTTATTAACCCTACGTTATATCCCACGTTACGATTTAGAAAAAGCCCAATTGTTTGATTCATCAGAACAACAAAAAGTAATTGAAGAAACTCATTCGATTCCGAGTGCATTTCTTGTTGGAGAAAAGACAACTGTGATTTATCAAGAATTTCCAAGCCTCGTTAAAGAAAAAATGGATCAATATCCTGAAAATTATCAGATGTTGCGTTATGCCTATAGAGAAGGCGGTTTTACCGATCTTATTGAAAAACAACTTGTTGATTTTCTTCTAAGAAAATAG
- the cas9 gene encoding type II CRISPR RNA-guided endonuclease Cas9 (Cas9, originally named Csn1, is the large, multifunctional signature protein of type II CRISPR/Cas systems. It is well known even to general audiences because its RNA-guided endonuclease activity has made it a popular tool for custom editing of eukaryotic genomes.) yields the protein MENSTLQAQSIPAYVLGLDIGIASIGWACVAVDEKEQPYGLLDCGVRIFDAAENPKDGSSLNATRREKRALRRSIHRRALRMQRGKALCKKFGLLEASDFINKNEVTGLPNDTWELRVAGLTRQLNRKEWAAVLLHLLKHRGYLSQRKSEATTTDKELGKLLSGVAQNHQMLDEKAYQSCAELALNEFKGKWRNHSGDYSHTFNRLDLLAEIHTLFAKQRAFGNSFTDTEFEDTFCDLFMWQKPALSGDALLNMVGKCTFEKGEYRAAKHSYTAERFIMLGKLLNLRFSDNGGQRGLTQEECQQLLELAYKQTKVTYTQVKKALNLPEDTLFKGLPYGRAKTAEEIKKVEGRTFLEAKAYHQIRKAVEKVDKQAWELMKADAKLLDHIGTTFSLYKTDEDFTKQLEHVDLASEIKDSLMMELNFDKFINLSLKALYQILPYMEQGKRYDEACAAIYGDHYGKKLGQISTLLPPLNEEQKYQLTNPVVIRALSQARKVINAIIRKYGSPARVHIETGRDVGKSYKARRDIEKQQEKNRKERELAVKDFSENFPEFGGVPKGKDILKMRLYKAQDGKCLYSGKPLDLRRLNEKGYVEVDHALPFSRTWDDSMNNKVLVLAGENQNKGNKTPYEWLGHTDRWQDFVARVLNSHFSPMKKERILTKVLDEKGFIERNLNDTRYISKFLSQWIDDNLQLTGQGKRRVLMTNGQITSLLRARWGLHKVREENDRHHAMDAVVIACTTPSMQKRISDYSKRREMQLFGERKGKMIDESTGEISYIHFPTPWEYFYQDVNARVFSDNPQNTLQENVPDRAEILADFVTPLFVSRMPNRKVTGQGHLETIRGAKNYLTDKVSTIRKPLTSLKLKDLENMINKEREPVLYEALKARLTEFNDDGAKAFAEPFYKKGGQQVKSIKLQDKQNTGVLLNDGKAIADNGDMVRTDVFIKKGKYFLVPVYAWQVEKGILPMKACIAKKTEDEWEDMDETAEFQFSMYKNDLIEVLRKNKPTIIGYFNKLNRSSGCIDLILHDRDTSQIKDGIIESLGIKGAIAVKKLDVDILGKTISPCKKEKRSDFR from the coding sequence ATGGAGAACAGCACTTTACAAGCACAATCGATTCCTGCCTATGTATTAGGACTAGATATTGGGATCGCCTCTATCGGTTGGGCATGTGTCGCAGTCGATGAAAAAGAGCAACCTTATGGTTTATTGGATTGTGGGGTAAGAATTTTTGATGCAGCAGAAAATCCAAAAGATGGGAGCAGTTTAAATGCGACACGTCGTGAAAAACGCGCATTACGTCGCTCAATTCACCGTCGTGCTTTGCGTATGCAACGTGGGAAAGCACTCTGTAAAAAATTTGGGTTACTTGAAGCAAGCGATTTTATTAATAAAAATGAAGTAACAGGGCTACCGAATGACACTTGGGAATTACGTGTTGCGGGCTTAACTCGTCAATTAAATCGTAAAGAATGGGCCGCCGTGTTACTTCATCTTTTAAAACACCGTGGATATTTATCACAACGTAAAAGTGAGGCGACAACAACAGATAAAGAGCTTGGTAAATTGCTTTCAGGTGTCGCACAAAACCATCAAATGTTAGATGAAAAAGCTTACCAAAGCTGTGCGGAACTGGCGCTTAACGAATTTAAAGGAAAATGGCGTAACCATTCAGGTGATTACTCTCATACTTTTAACCGTCTTGATCTCCTTGCTGAAATTCATACGCTTTTTGCAAAACAACGTGCATTTGGCAATTCTTTTACCGATACAGAATTTGAAGATACTTTCTGCGATTTATTTATGTGGCAAAAACCTGCTTTATCAGGTGATGCACTACTTAATATGGTTGGTAAATGTACCTTTGAAAAAGGGGAATATCGAGCCGCTAAACATAGCTATACGGCAGAGCGTTTTATTATGCTGGGTAAATTATTAAATTTACGCTTTTCAGACAATGGTGGGCAACGTGGTTTAACTCAAGAAGAATGCCAGCAATTACTCGAATTGGCATATAAACAAACCAAAGTGACTTACACTCAAGTGAAAAAAGCGCTTAATTTACCTGAAGATACCCTATTTAAAGGTTTACCATATGGACGTGCGAAAACCGCAGAAGAAATTAAAAAAGTAGAAGGACGGACTTTCCTTGAAGCCAAAGCCTATCATCAAATTCGTAAAGCGGTAGAAAAAGTGGATAAGCAAGCGTGGGAATTGATGAAAGCAGATGCAAAATTGCTTGATCATATCGGTACGACTTTCTCGCTTTATAAAACAGATGAAGATTTTACCAAACAACTCGAACACGTTGATTTAGCTAGCGAAATTAAAGATAGCTTAATGATGGAGTTGAATTTTGATAAATTTATCAATCTTTCCCTCAAAGCACTCTACCAAATTTTACCATATATGGAACAAGGCAAACGTTACGATGAAGCGTGTGCGGCAATTTATGGGGATCATTATGGTAAAAAACTTGGGCAAATCAGTACATTATTGCCGCCTCTAAATGAAGAACAAAAATATCAACTCACTAACCCCGTAGTAATCCGTGCATTATCCCAAGCTCGTAAAGTGATTAATGCGATCATTCGTAAATATGGCTCGCCAGCGCGTGTCCATATCGAAACAGGACGAGATGTGGGTAAATCTTATAAAGCCCGCAGGGATATTGAAAAACAACAAGAAAAAAATCGTAAAGAACGTGAATTAGCAGTAAAAGATTTTAGTGAAAATTTTCCCGAATTTGGGGGCGTCCCAAAAGGGAAAGATATTTTAAAAATGCGCCTTTACAAGGCACAAGATGGAAAATGTTTATACTCAGGCAAACCATTAGATCTACGCCGTCTCAATGAGAAAGGTTATGTGGAAGTTGATCATGCTTTACCTTTTTCTCGCACTTGGGACGACAGTATGAACAATAAAGTTCTTGTACTGGCTGGTGAAAACCAAAATAAAGGGAATAAAACACCATACGAATGGTTAGGACATACAGATCGTTGGCAAGATTTTGTTGCACGTGTTCTAAATAGTCATTTCTCGCCAATGAAAAAGGAACGTATTTTAACAAAAGTTCTTGATGAAAAAGGCTTTATTGAACGTAACTTAAATGATACACGCTATATCAGTAAATTCTTAAGTCAATGGATTGATGATAATTTGCAATTAACAGGGCAAGGTAAACGCCGAGTTCTCATGACGAATGGGCAAATTACTTCATTACTGCGTGCGCGCTGGGGATTACATAAAGTACGTGAAGAAAACGATCGCCATCATGCGATGGATGCGGTTGTTATCGCCTGTACAACGCCGAGTATGCAAAAACGTATTAGTGATTATAGTAAACGCCGTGAAATGCAATTATTTGGTGAGCGTAAAGGGAAAATGATTGATGAAAGTACCGGAGAAATCAGCTATATCCATTTCCCAACACCATGGGAATATTTTTATCAAGATGTGAATGCGCGTGTATTCAGTGATAATCCACAAAATACATTACAGGAAAACGTACCAGATCGTGCTGAGATTTTAGCAGATTTTGTGACGCCACTTTTTGTATCGCGGATGCCAAATCGCAAAGTAACAGGACAAGGGCACTTAGAGACGATTCGAGGTGCTAAAAATTATCTTACTGATAAAGTCAGCACTATTCGAAAACCATTGACTAGCCTAAAATTAAAAGATCTAGAAAATATGATAAATAAAGAACGTGAGCCTGTACTTTATGAGGCATTAAAAGCACGTTTAACTGAATTTAATGATGATGGGGCGAAAGCCTTTGCGGAACCTTTCTATAAAAAAGGTGGTCAGCAAGTAAAATCAATTAAACTGCAAGACAAGCAAAACACAGGCGTTTTACTTAATGACGGTAAAGCGATCGCAGATAATGGCGATATGGTACGTACAGATGTCTTTATTAAAAAAGGGAAATATTTCCTCGTTCCTGTTTATGCTTGGCAAGTTGAAAAAGGTATTTTACCTATGAAAGCGTGTATTGCGAAAAAAACAGAGGATGAATGGGAAGATATGGATGAAACTGCAGAGTTTCAGTTCTCAATGTATAAAAATGATTTGATAGAAGTTTTACGTAAGAATAAGCCCACCATAA
- a CDS encoding acetate uptake transporter translates to MEMPVKIEKTTGNPGPLGLFSFALSTWLLALINAGEYSISNIGLVLAMGIAFGGTVQFIVGLLCYFKGDTFGFTAFGGFGAFWWSFVLSQMFFTKGVTDNFTGWYLLVWGAFTCGLFAMSLNKDRVLQATLIFVILTLFSLAAGNFGAGTTFLHLGGWLGLISGILAFYLGGAQMINENYGRTIFPIGEYKPKE, encoded by the coding sequence ATGGAAATGCCAGTCAAAATTGAAAAAACAACCGGAAATCCAGGTCCACTTGGGCTTTTCTCTTTTGCACTCAGTACATGGCTCCTTGCTCTTATTAATGCTGGTGAATATTCTATCTCAAATATAGGGCTTGTATTAGCGATGGGGATTGCATTTGGTGGGACAGTACAGTTTATTGTAGGTCTTCTTTGTTATTTTAAAGGTGATACATTCGGTTTTACCGCTTTTGGTGGTTTTGGTGCCTTTTGGTGGTCATTTGTATTATCACAAATGTTCTTTACAAAAGGAGTAACCGATAATTTTACAGGTTGGTATCTGTTAGTTTGGGGTGCCTTTACTTGCGGATTATTTGCAATGAGTCTAAATAAAGACCGCGTACTACAAGCTACATTAATCTTTGTGATCCTTACTTTGTTCTCGCTTGCAGCAGGTAATTTTGGTGCCGGTACGACTTTCTTACATCTTGGTGGTTGGCTAGGCCTTATTTCAGGGATTCTTGCTTTCTATCTTGGTGGTGCTCAAATGATTAATGAAAATTACGGGCGTACCATTTTCCCAATTGGAGAATATAAACCGAAAGAGTAG
- the miaB gene encoding tRNA (N6-isopentenyl adenosine(37)-C2)-methylthiotransferase MiaB has protein sequence MTQKLHIKTWGCQMNEYDSSKMADLLLNTHGLELTENPEEADVLLLNTCSIREKAQEKVFHQLGRWKELKKQNPKLVIGVGGCVASQEGEHIRQRAPYVDVIFGPQTLHRLPEMINQIRGGSRSVIDISFPEIEKFDRLPEPRAEGATAFVSIMEGCNKYCTYCIVPYTRGEEVSRPVDDILFEVAQLAAQGVREVNLLGQNVNAYRGATFDGGICSFAELLRLVASIDGIDRLRFTTSHPIEFTDDIIDVYRDTPELVSFLHLPVQAGSDRILNLMKRGHTALEYKSIIRKLRKVRPNIQISSDFIVGFPGETEQDFEDTMNLIAQVNFDMSYSFIYSARPGTPAADMPDDVDEEVKKQRLYLLQQRINNQAAQFSRAMLGTEQRVLVEGPSKKDIMELTGRTENNRIVNFVGTPDMIGKFVDIKITDVYTNSLRGDVVRTEDEMGLRIAQSPQEVMERTRKEDDLGVGQYRVE, from the coding sequence ATGACACAAAAACTCCATATTAAAACATGGGGATGCCAAATGAATGAGTATGATAGCTCAAAAATGGCGGATCTCCTTTTAAATACGCATGGCTTAGAGCTTACTGAAAATCCAGAAGAAGCCGATGTATTATTACTTAACACTTGCTCTATTCGTGAAAAAGCACAAGAGAAAGTTTTCCATCAACTTGGACGTTGGAAAGAATTAAAAAAACAAAATCCTAAATTAGTAATTGGTGTAGGTGGTTGTGTGGCATCACAAGAAGGTGAACATATTCGTCAACGTGCGCCTTACGTTGATGTCATTTTTGGACCACAAACTTTACATCGTCTTCCAGAGATGATTAACCAAATTCGTGGTGGATCACGTTCTGTTATCGATATCAGTTTCCCAGAAATCGAAAAATTTGACCGCTTACCAGAACCTCGTGCAGAAGGGGCGACCGCTTTCGTTTCTATTATGGAAGGCTGTAACAAATACTGTACCTACTGCATCGTGCCTTACACTCGTGGTGAAGAAGTTTCTCGTCCAGTAGATGATATTTTATTTGAAGTGGCACAACTAGCAGCACAAGGTGTACGTGAAGTAAACTTACTTGGACAAAATGTAAATGCGTATCGTGGTGCAACATTTGATGGTGGCATTTGCTCATTTGCAGAATTATTGCGTTTAGTAGCAAGTATTGATGGTATTGATCGTTTACGCTTTACAACAAGCCATCCGATTGAATTTACAGATGATATTATTGATGTATATCGTGATACCCCAGAACTTGTGAGTTTCCTACACTTACCAGTACAAGCAGGTTCTGACCGTATCTTAAACTTAATGAAACGTGGTCATACTGCACTTGAATATAAATCGATCATTCGTAAATTACGCAAAGTGCGTCCAAATATTCAAATCAGCTCTGACTTCATCGTAGGTTTCCCTGGCGAAACCGAACAAGATTTTGAAGATACGATGAATCTTATCGCACAAGTAAACTTTGATATGAGTTATAGCTTCATCTATTCTGCACGTCCAGGTACGCCAGCAGCGGATATGCCAGATGACGTAGATGAAGAAGTGAAAAAACAACGTTTATATCTTTTACAACAACGCATTAATAACCAAGCAGCTCAATTTAGCCGTGCAATGTTGGGAACAGAACAACGTGTGTTAGTTGAAGGGCCGTCTAAAAAAGACATCATGGAATTAACAGGACGTACCGAAAATAACCGTATCGTAAACTTCGTTGGTACACCAGACATGATTGGTAAATTCGTAGATATCAAAATCACCGATGTTTATACCAACTCCTTACGTGGTGACGTAGTACGTACCGAAGATGAAATGGGTTTACGTATTGCACAAAGTCCACAGGAAGTGATGGAAAGAACGCGAAAAGAAGACGATTTAGGTGTCGGACAATACCGTGTTGAATAA
- the rlmB gene encoding 23S rRNA (guanosine(2251)-2'-O)-methyltransferase RlmB encodes MAEQIYGIHAVQAFLTRAPERLIEVYVLKGRDDKRLNPILQQLRQLGIAVQFCGRDALDKKAQGENHQGVIAKIQEAKPLNENDLDTLITNTANPLLLVLDGVTDPHNLGACLRTADAAGVTAVIVPKDNAAQLTSVARKVACGAAETMPLVRVTNLARTLRELQQRHNIWVVGTAGEATSTLYETKLTGATALVMGAEGDGMRRLTRETCDELISIPMAGSVSSLNVSVATGVCLFEIVRQRMA; translated from the coding sequence ATGGCAGAACAAATTTATGGTATCCACGCTGTACAAGCATTTTTAACCCGTGCACCAGAGCGTTTAATTGAAGTTTATGTATTAAAAGGGCGTGATGATAAACGCCTTAATCCTATCCTTCAACAATTACGCCAACTTGGCATCGCTGTACAGTTTTGTGGTCGCGATGCCTTGGATAAAAAAGCACAGGGGGAAAATCACCAAGGGGTGATTGCTAAAATCCAAGAGGCAAAACCCCTCAATGAAAATGATTTGGATACCTTAATTACAAATACCGCAAATCCATTATTGCTAGTGCTAGATGGCGTAACAGATCCGCATAATCTTGGTGCATGCTTACGTACTGCCGATGCAGCAGGGGTAACAGCCGTTATCGTACCAAAAGATAATGCGGCACAGCTAACCTCAGTCGCTCGCAAGGTAGCGTGTGGTGCAGCAGAAACGATGCCATTAGTGCGTGTAACAAACCTAGCACGCACCCTTCGTGAATTACAGCAACGCCACAACATTTGGGTAGTAGGAACCGCAGGCGAAGCGACCAGCACACTTTATGAAACTAAATTAACAGGCGCAACCGCACTTGTTATGGGGGCAGAAGGTGATGGTATGCGTCGCCTAACCCGAGAAACTTGCGATGAATTAATCAGTATCCCAATGGCAGGAAGTGTTTCCTCGTTAAACGTTTCCGTAGCAACTGGTGTATGCTTATTTGAAATCGTCCGCCAACGTATGGCTTAA